gtatataaatgtACTTTAGTAGACTTCAGAACTTTACTTAAGAAACTATTGGAATTTGTACCTCCAATGGAAGTTTCTTAATCAAGGattcttaaaacaaaaaaaattctaaccaCAACCTAACTCAAACAAGCATATTCAAACCAGGCAAACAATCCTAAGTCCTAACAAAAGGGGGACAAGTAAACGTGGCTGTCCAGACTAAACCTACACCACCAATGCCAACTGTGAGAAGCTGTAGCTTATTCTTCAGCTGCAGAAAAACAGTCCCGAAGTCGACGAGGGCCAATGATGCCAATGATTCGCTAATGAGGAGGTACCTTGAAATATTGTTCCCTGGATTGAGCAGCCAACATGGAAACATTACATATATGATTTTCTGAGCAAGAACATAGCATATAAGAACAATGTAAGAAACTTTGAACTCACATGCGGAAGCAAATCAAAGCATATCAAAAAACTGATACAATATAAACCTGCTTTTGATTAAGAGGAagcttccattcagtgttgagcttcTTTAAGAGATAAGCAAAAGCTTGTCCTTTTTCACTTCTTGGAACTTCAAtgaaaaagctaacctcgtttGATCTCTGATCACATTCTCTCTGCATCAAGTGACTGCAATTTGGTCGCTTAACATAAGAGTATATAACAAGTGGCTGCAATTATGTTAATTGGTGTTGATGTATAAAATATGAGTCGCTCCAAAAACCCACTTACAACGAACAAACGCAAGATACTCAGGTATGTTATGTTCGATCGAATCCTCATCATACCTCCGCTCCTGAAACAAAATCAATACCAAATGAACAAACTTTCATCATCACTGTAATCTCAGTACAACTAAAAattcagattaaaaaaataaagaacagaaaagaaaagaaaagaaacgaaTTGTGTGGTTCTAATAAAAGTCAAAACTTTTATCATCTCCTAGGTCTCGATCAAACAGAAACAAACGTGAACAAGGATCCTGAGGAAggagagtgaagaagaaaccTGGTTTCTGGGGCTTTCCAtcaatccatttttttttttttgctaaaatccATCAATCCATTTGGAGAGGGAGAAGTGAACTTTTTAGCGATTGATTATGTTATGTACGTCATCCCCGCCGCTCTCCAGAACGGAACCGCCGCTCTCCAGAACGGAACCGCCGCGCTCTATGCCCTCTCCGATGTTGCTCTTTCTTTTTTATCGATCGAGACGATGAGATTGAGAAGAACATCGACAGAAGCAGAGATCACGACAGAAGCCGAGAACaggaagaaagaaacaaataaagttatgaaagaaagaaaaattaaaaatcataaaattatttctaCCTTTGCTCCCAAGCTGACACGTGCCTTCAGAAACCCCTTTGCAAACGGTTCAGAAAGTCGCCAATAAAGGATCGGTTACACCCAATTAATTTCTTTCTGATTTAATTAAATGAGCCATTATCACTAAAAACCATCAACAGAAACTGCGATAAGACTGCTCTTAGAGCATCTTTAATGGGATAAGTGGAGAGATATATCTTAAatgtgaaaaattaataaaataaagtaaaaaatgaaatttagtGTCATGTCACCCTAATAATCTCACCAAAACACTTCTTGTGGAAGACCTTGAGATACACATCTCTGATCACTATTtcaattttttccttttattatattgttcTAAGATGTGTTGAAATATACcaataaagatgctcttagTGTAACACCGTTGAAAAAGAGCAAAACACTATAATACTGCTGAGTATACAGTCATAATGGAGAAAAAAAGTCATATTTTGCACTATAACGGcgttttctcatctttcttggAGATACCCTTAACAATAAATCTATCAATCAATAATCAATCTATTATCATTTAACCAATACATATATCACactaatctatactatataaaagttgaggctATAAACCATTGAGAACGTCCACGTAAGATTTTAAacaatcaattaaaatatgaaaaatcagcaactaaatttattattttcttaaaaagttaatatttacaaaaaattatttatttaaaactaaattaataatatatataacataaactaaccaaataaatattaacatttaacaacttatttaaataaatggtaactgttatagaaaaatggaaaatcaaagaaaaaagtaatagtaacaaaaaaaattacatcttttcagatataataaatctaaaattcattttataccaaaataaaatagaaaattagtgCTAAAGTATTcaaagtataaaaataaattattttattattttaaaatgttaatatctccaaaaaaataaaataaaacgaaattaatattatatataacttaaaatatttaaaataaatattaaaatttgaaaactttcttaaaatgttatttattataGTAAAATGGAAAATGAAAAGCATAAtagtaatattaacaaaaaattcttcttcttataatatgttgaggctataagccattataaatatttcttcttataatatgttgaggctataagccattataaatatgatttgaaATCACCAATTATAATATGCTAAATAGTTATTTtagtttacaatttttaaaatgtcaaaatttccaaatactaattttccaaaataaaatagagatctATACAAATATGGTTACCAATAAAAAACAAATCCAATAAAACTCAATTTAGCATAATTAtcttcaaaaacataaaatatatattttaaaataaaaattaaacatataataatctaaatcacattgaattttgaattacatataaataacataaattaacgATTTtctaatctatatatatatatatattatatatatatatatatatataattttgttttgggaaattaaccttttaataataaaatacaaaactttTTAATTGAAGCTATAGGAAGTGAAAATTAGAAGTGAAAATTATACGACAAATCATAGGATTTAAAACCACCAATCATATTATGAGAAATcacattttagtttattatttctaaaattatcAATACTACCAGAAAccatttatttcaaaataaaactttaatagcACTACAATATTTTTGgacaaattgtttttttagaaattataataaaaattttcattaatctaatcaaatagttttttatttgaaataaacctaatgatatttataatctacaagatttttttaaaaaataaggtACAGAGTGATTTTTCATAAGTATTTAATGTAATTCATCAGTAAAAATTATAGGATCCATACGTATGAAACTTTATTAAAGTAATcaacaaaacatatacaataaaaataatttaacacgagtttgtcaaagaaaaatatttgaagaattaataaaatatatgaaaacataaaaaatctaAAGAGGTTCACTAAATAAATTAgttgaaattaatattattattttcaaataatattggCATTAGAGTATAGTCACAGtgacaagaaaataaataaatatagagtATATTCATTTTACATTCGtcagtaaaaattatattatctaagaaatattaatcaataaaatagaaacaatgAAATTGTGACaaaattctaaacaataaaaaatacatgTGAGATAATAAAACATCATAGTCCCGAGATCAATAATACCCTAACTAGATTAAGTAGAAGatatatctaatatttatatattagatatgcatttcaaataagtaaataagaatattttaaatatatatgcacACAATAAGTATACAAAGATAAATTCGAAATTGTGCATATGgattaattatttatgttattcaaaaaatgatagatacaaacttataataaattatttatactgGTATAGTATTAGTTAATACGcattaaagaatttttttttctaattatgaTTAAGATAAATACTTTTACAAACacacatatatttacatatacaaGGCAAATGAtacctaaatatataaaaaagatacctaaatattaattgtttaaaatgtataattattatATGATTTCACAGAAAATGTAATTAAAACCATATACAagttattttgatattattatgaaactaaaatatttttattaaaatacacTCGCGCGTAGCGCAAATTGAAAATCTAGTATATACTAGTAATTATTATACTAGTTTGCTAGTCTCTCTCAAACATCTCTACCAAATCAGAAAATAAGTCCacgatttaatatattaaatctgtttttattattatgtttaggCATGTGGAAGGTGTGGATAAAGGAAAAGGGATGGTATTTCACTTAACCGGTCACGAGACCAGAACCCCAGGTGGCTTACCCATTGAGCCCGGAACAAGTTGGTACTTGAAGAGTGACTATTTCAAGAATCGACCATCTAATTGGTTTTACTCTTATACAAGTCCTGATGAAATTATGTTAGGCAGTGACCTCAAGCAAAACCTTCATTGCCATTTGCTATGTGGTCTTGTCCAAAGAGACGAGGTCGTGAGAATTAGTTCCACATATGCTT
The Raphanus sativus cultivar WK10039 chromosome 1, ASM80110v3, whole genome shotgun sequence DNA segment above includes these coding regions:
- the LOC108824188 gene encoding uncharacterized protein LOC108824188, producing the protein MMRIRSNITYLSILRLFVRECDQRSNEVSFFIEVPRSEKGQAFAYLLKKLNTEWKLPLNQKQKIIYVMFPCWLLNPGNNISRYLLISESLASLALVDFGTVFLQLKNKLQLLTVGIGGVGLVWTATFTCPPFVRT